One window of Pelmatolapia mariae isolate MD_Pm_ZW linkage group LG18, Pm_UMD_F_2, whole genome shotgun sequence genomic DNA carries:
- the LOC134617308 gene encoding zona pellucida sperm-binding protein 4-like, with product MKLFKLLFSVVVVCVCCVTAQHSWKIPLQKPQTSHSFQWSQQQSNVPPTIAPLDKCLVEEAQKIRCGTPDLTPEQCEKMNCCFDGLQCYYGKTVTVQCTRDGQFVVVVARDATLPPIELDSIGLLETDDVFCTPVDSTSAFVIFQFPVTACGTTVTEEDGFVVYENHMSSSYEVGVGLKGSITRDSHFELLFQCRYSGTATEALILEVNPVPPPVPVAAAGPLRVELRLGSGQCRTKGCVEEVAAYSSFYAPSDYPITKVLREPVYVEVRILARSDPNIILNLEHCWATSNPNPDSLPQWDLLFNGCPYHDDKYLTTVVHVDGSSGLQYPTHHKRFVIKMFTFVDPNDFFPQKDRVFIHCTTAVCYPTSMDSCEQYCHRQRRAVSAARKVSQSQRGLVSSGEVILTEKTTAALNAKLKG from the exons ATGAAGCTTTTCAAGCTGCTGTTTAGTGTTGtggttgtttgtgtttgttgtgttaCTGCGCAGCATTCCTGGAAGATTCCTCTGCAGAAACCTCAAACTTCTCATTCTTTTCAGTGGTCTCAACAACAGTCAAATGTCCCTCCAACTATAGCTCCTCTTGATAAATGCCTGGTAGAGGAGGCTCAGAAGATCCGGTGTGGGACTCCAGATCTGACCCCTGAACAATGTGAAAAAATGAATTGCTGCTTTGATGGGCTACAGTGCTACTATGGGAAAACAG TgactgtgcagtgtaccagggatGGCCAGTTTGTGGTGGTTGTGGCTAGAGATGCCACCCTGCCACCCATAGAACTGGACTCAATCGGCCTGCTGGAGACTGACGATGTCTTCTGTACCCCTGTCGACAGCACCTCTGCCTTTGTCATCTTTCAGTTCCCTGTGACAGCATGTGGCACCACAGTTACG GAGGAGGATGGTTTTGTGGTTTATGAAAACCACATGTCGTCTTCATATGAAGTAGGAGTTGGCCTAAAAGGCTCAATTACCAGGGACAGCCATTTTGA GCTACTGTTCCAGTGTCGGTACTCCGGCACAGCCACAGAGGCTCTCATCCTGGAGGTGAACCCTGTTCCTCCTCCCGTACCGGTTGCTGCTGCAGGACCTCTCAGAGTGGAGCTCAGACTGGGAAGTGGACAGTGCCGCACAAAAGGATGTGTGGAGG AAGTGGCAGCGTACAGCTCCTTCTATGCCCCATCAGACTACCCAATCACCAAAGTGTTACGGGAACCTGTCTATGTTGAGGTGCGCATCTTGGCAAGGTCCGACCCAAATATCATTCTGAACTTGGAGCACTGCTGGGCCACCTCCAACCCAAATCCTGACAGCCTGCCACAGTGGGACCTTCTGTTTAATGG GTGTCCGTACCATGATGACAAATACCTGACCACAGTGGTTCATGTGGACGGCTCCTCTGGGCTTCAGTACCCGACGCACCACAAACGTTTTGTCATAAAGATGTTCACATTTGTGGATCCAAACGACTTCTTTCCACAGAAAGACAGG gtgttCATCCACTGCACCACAGCTGTTTGCTATCCAACCAGTATGGACTCTTGTGAGCAGTACTGTCATCGACAGC GAAGAGCAGTATCTGCAGCAAGGAAAGTTTCCCAGAGCCAGAGGGGTCTAGTCTCAAGTGGTGAAGTGATCCTGACTGAGAAGACCACAGCAGCACTGAACGCTAAACTGAAAGGATGA